CCAGAACCAGAAAGGCATCATTGAGACCAGCGTGGCCAAACTACAGGAAAAGAAGAACTATGTCCATTACTCTGTCTCTCAGGTGCAAAGCAGGTGCGAGTTTTTCATCACCAGCTTCCTCTCCTGTGCTGCCCATTGAAAtagttactgtatgttaataCTCATGTCAGTGGGCTGACACATGCAGTCAGCATGGATATTGGTGGCTTGTGTCTCtaaatgttttgtgtctctgtctttttatcATCCAGGTTAAAAGAGCTGAATGAGACACATAGGAAGGTGGAGCACGACATCAAAATTGCTGTATTTACTCTTATTAATGAGATCAACAAGAAGGGCAAGTCCTTGCTGCAGCAGTTGGAGGTAATCACTTAGAAAGATAATTAGTACATTTATTGTAATGGATTTGAAACAATAGTTTTTGTAGAAATTTATGTGAGCTCAGACAGTGTCTTTTGTCTCACTGTCACTGCACTGAAACATACTAATTTCACTGAAATTACACCACATATTGAAAAGCTTTGCAAAAAGCTtttgtgtagtttgtgtgtCTGGACTCGCATACAATTCTGATGAGACATccaacaacacatttttcacattgtgtACTCAAACCCCCTCATTTATTATAGATATTGAATATATCTTGATATTGTGATGCGTTCTGTTcactaaatgtgttttcatacaCAATGaattacacattttcattaCTTTCTTCTCTCATGTCTACTGCTTTATAACAGCCTTGCTGTGATTCTTCCCCCCCTGCATTTCTTTACGTTCTATCATTGAATCAAATATGCTATATGTTATATATACTTGACTACTTCTCCATTTGCTGtgctcttatttatttaattgtttgtcTTTGCTGCATTCTATTATTGACTGCTGAAATAACCCAAACTCCCCACTGGAATCATTAAATTTTAATCTAATGACATCTAATCTTCTAATCCATGTCTATGCATATGCTAACATTTTTGTAATAGCTTAGAAGGAAATTTGGCTTTGTCAAGACTCATTCATTTAAGGTCCattgtgtaggatttagtggcatctagcagtgaaattgcagtttgcaaccatttgaataatgctcgcctcaccctccccttccaagcgtgtaggataGGGCTGGGACGATTCATTGACATAATCAATGACATCGATTACGGAAATACGTCGATTTGCATATCGTGCGTCAGCGCGTCAATAAAGTATGGCTGCACCCTAAATGTTATACACTGGGCCTTTAACTGGGGTGTTCAGGCTCTCTCAGTAGCAGTTCCTTAACCAGAATAATCTCACTTTCTGTCTAGAGTGTGACCAAAGAGCGCAGTATGAGGCTTGTGGCTCAGCATAAGGATACCACCCAGCTGGCCCAACAGATCCACCATGTGCTCAACTTCTGCCACTGGGCCATCACTACTGGCAGCAGCACTGCGCTGCTCTACAGCAAGAGGCTGGTATGTTTCTCATGAGCCCTAGATGTTCAGTAGTTTGAGAAGCTAAAGCCGACAGTGTGCTCTTAACAAAACTGAATTTACTTTCCATTCAACATGACAGGTTTGTGATAGCGTTGCTTCTGGCTTTGTTTGGATCCCAAATTTTTGCTGTACATAAAAAGAAGTATACTAGTTTTAGTGTTAAATTCTTGTTTTGAGGAACGTTTGAGTTGTGTCTGCTTCCAACATAACTTGTGActtcgtcatcatcatcaggtgTCAACAGCAATAAACTATCAGATGTAGGGTCGTAGCTATGTTGGTATTTTTTGGCCCTGGAAGTCTGTATTCAACAGCTGTTTAAGAACATGACATTTTGGAGTATACTTCTGGCCCAGCCTTTTCTAGATCTTTTGGTGAAGTTGCAGAAccagcttttttccccacaataTATGGatggaatttttattttttggctcAAATCTGGGAGGCTTGTGCCATGTGGATTTGACTACTTAACCACAAGACAGTCAGCAAATGAGATAATTGAGATAACCTTATTGTGGAGTAATGCTCCCAAAGGGCATGTTGATAATGAGTTGTTTGTTGCTCTGACATAGCCAGGCTCAGTAACCGAAGAacattattctgtgtgtgtgcgtgtgcgcatgTAGATCCTATTCCAGCTTCGCCAGCTCTTCAAGGCTAGACTGGAGCCAGCGCCCCAGGCCAATGGAGTAGTGCGCTTCTTCTGTGACCCCACCTTCTGGGCCAAAAATGTGGTGAATCTAGGTGAGAGGGGCCTATTGCCTTATTATCCTGCATTAGTCAATATTTCTCTGTGTTAAATATTGACTTTCTGTTtcttaataatttattataatcAAGCTTAATACTGAGAACAGTCTTAATTTGCCATTAAGTCTTGCCTTACTGTTTAGTGGCCATAAACACTGTGAAAATTAAGTTGTAAGCAATTGATTAATGTGCCCTGCTGCATAAATATTATAAAGGAATATTTCTAGAGCATGTAAACTTTAAATTATGCTTACTGTCAACCCCCTTCTTCGTATTGTAGGTAATTTGGTAATTGAGAAGCCACCTCCACCTGCGCAACCGCCCAATGTGATGGTAGGAGGACCGCCTATTTCACCAGGCCAAGGTCACCCCGGCAAACACCCAGGACAGATCAACCTGGCCCAGCTCCGGCTGCAACACATGCAGCAGGCTGCCTACGCACAGCagaagcagcaacaacaacagcagcagcagcagcagcaccagcagcagatCCAGCAACAGATGCGCATCGCCTCCCAAATGTCCCAGCAGCACGCCAGACAGGCCGGTCCACCCATGGTGCAGCAGGTATGGCAAACATTCACCAATCAATTAGGAActcacttttaaaatgttattcttAGTgtaacaaattattattattattattattattattattattattatgtgggTATTAGGTATAGGGTCTTTGTTAGGGAGTGTACGGTTTTTGATTGATCTCCTACCTTCCAGAAAGGCAAATCAACTTGCAGACACTGAGATAGAAATTAAACAGTTCATCACATTTATTCTCACAATTTTATCTAGAGTTATCATACATTGTGTGGTAATGCATTTCTGAGCAGGAACTGAAAATTCTTCTTGGTGGTGTATTAAGGGAACATCATGCTATTCATAATTAAAGAAACAGCTGCAAAAAAGCATTGTATGCATAGGTTGTATATTGTCACAAAATCAAACTAAAAAGACAACAAGTAAGCAAGCATGGATGTTGTGAAAAGGATAATCGGGACTTCAGTCTTGCTTGAAGTTGTTGCTGTTAGGCAGTGGCCTTGACCCCACCATCAGTGAGTCAGACCCTACTTGCCAAAGCATCACCACATGAGAATGTGGTGATCGAAATGTGccctgtgatggattacctatCTCATGCACGGTTCAGGACTCTggaagtaaataataataataaattgattacctctctttctcttcttttttaattaGTCTATGGCAATCACAAAGGACAGGAACCCAAAGTGATctcttaaaatcacttaagttGTCCAATCAACAGTCAAACTAAAAATGATTTAGTGTTGTTAAACAGGGGAAAGCaagcatttgagaagctgtaaccagtaAATATTTGGTATTTCTAAAGGATAAATGACTGAAGTGATGAATTGATAATTCAAGTcttcaatttattttctgtagatCGACAAATCGATCAATCTACTTATAATGTCAACACtaattatatgttttgtatgtaattgTATGACCCTGAAAATCGCCTGCTGTTTGCATTAATTGCCATGGTTGTGTTTATCCGATGATCTGATTTTCACACTGTCTGggtatatttttgattttgacagCCTCCAAGGCTCATCAGTATGCAGCAGCTACCGAGAGGGCCTGGGGGTATGAATGGTGGGCCAGGTCCACCCATGTACCCTTCCTCCCACCATATGCGTCTCCCGGGTCCACCACAGGGCCGAATGCCCACGGCTCAGCCGAGACATAACGGACAGCAGTATCCCCCCATGATGCAGCCTCAGCTACAGAGACAGGTCAGTACAAACACAATCCGGTTTCACTGTATGGAAATAGATGAACAGATCCTTAGAATTTgagtattttacagtatattttggattttacatgtgattttattttttgtgtaatgCATTTGTGGCTGTAAATGTTGGATAAACTGAAACCGATATATTGATATGTCAATGTGACTGTTAAAAGATTGCTTAACCCAAAATGTCAGTTCTACTGTGATACTTAGTGTATAGATACACAGGGTGAGGCTGGTCTGAAGCAGCCAAACAGCCTGCCTAAGAaacaagatatatatatatatatatatatatatatatatatatatatattatgcaaaaaaaagaattgtgAATACTAACAGACATTGAAGTGAGGTTTCATTTGGCTTTTTAGCACCTAGTACTCCTAATTTAGGAGCAGTCAGGCTCCAACAGGTATAtctattttttcttgtttggtggtataattatgtttttattctttagaGTTTGTTTAGAAAAAGGTCATTAATGGTGAggccattacatagtttgtccaccagagagcactgacaggtttatttttcaactgtaaaatgtcttatTTAGTACATATTGGtcataattctttaaaaaattaatttaaggcatccttatcaaaaatgtttgttcatgttatgtgtttaagtgaaaaaacaaatatcgGCTCAGTTATTGTTATCtgagtttttaaaaactctCAAATAACTTTATTGGTAAAAATTGGtattaatattgaaaaaaacaGTATCGGTCAGCTAATGCTTTTTAGGCAGTCTGAAAGAAGGCTGGTGGCACTGCTTTGTAAAGAGTTTAGAGCTGCCAGTAGTAAAATAGAATCATTTAATCAAAGTGAAATTTCACTAGCCATGTGTGCATGATATAagaaatttaaactgaaaaatctatcattttttaatgtgtgaaaatgCAATAGAACTgaccaaattaaatttaaaaccCCATTGACAAAAAACAGGTTACTCCCAACTGTATAACCCTACTGTAATGacattgaaattaaatgtggaATGGGGCTTTGCATTTAGCAGAgaagacacagttagcgactagctggtgaacacagtggagcacttaccagctgaagagccagatatttccatcaggagttggtagacaccaaaaacagaactaaaggagagtgaatactggacatTCACCAGGTGACCAAaatacgactccaaatgaatgataatgttgctccataactgctaacaagtttgccatcaacttaaaaggtgatgatatattagtgttgtttctgctgcccccaagtgtcctaaaaatcagttattgcagggtTAATAATCTGTAACCTGGGGCTTTCCATAACCTGAACCTTTAAAAACCTTGTGAAGCTTTCTAGGTTCAAGGTGCTGGGTGCTTTTGCGTTTCCACTGTATTTTACAAACCATAACGTTTCAGATATACTTCATTAAAAAGACAATGGCAGGAACGGTCTCATCATATTTATGTATGCACTGTTTGAGTAGCAAGTTAAGTAAGTGGTTGTGTGACAAACAACAATAGAAGACATGGTGCTGATACTGTTActgattttctttcatgtttataTGAACATGAGATTCAAGATTATATGCCAATGGAGAATCCAGTTCACTGCTGGGGCAGCCAGTGTCAAACCACTTTACACTGCTTGGCTGTGTTTTATCTCCATTTATGCCAGATACTAGACATGGTGTCTGTTGTAGTCGACCTTGTTGAGATGTGCTGACCATCTGCTTGATCAATCATGATAGACAGCACTAGTGGTCGACCGATATGGGTTTTTCAATGGCCGATATTTAGAGAGCAGGGCAGCCGATGGCCGATTTATAATGGtgatatcaaaacaaagaaaagtaatGTATAATTCCAATATTCCATGCACGTTACAATCTAATATACACGGTTGTCTTAGCcagtaacattttgttttagattgaattttttattaattaatgaaatagaaaaatacattgaGTTATGTTGTAGATTTCAGAATGTGACTGGTATTCAAGGGAGAGCGGGGTACAGTCAGTCAGAACTTCATTCAACTGCATTATTCTATAcattataacaaaatatatatttaacgcTAGCCAGTAAtggttttagattagatttgctgTCATTTAGGATGGGAGAAACgtgttaacatttagaaaagacgATGGTGACTGAGAGATTTTAGGCAAATGTTTACAGCAGGATGCAGGAGAGTTATTGTACAGGGCTCCAAACGAACTTCCCAGAACTCACAAGGGAGAGCACTAACATTGttccacagcagccacactgacaaGGCTGCTTGCTAATGTGTCTGCAGACGATCTTCCTTGGGGGTGCAGGCATCGACCAATGCCGATTATCTCAAAATGCCAAATAATCCACCCGATTATTTGGCTGACCGATTAATCGGTCTATCACTAAACAGCCATCCCTGAAAGTACCTGGAACTTGCATATAGTATGACCTCCTGAGCTGTGCTGAAATTTTGTTCCAGCAGATGGATAACTATGGAAGATTCCTACAGTGGAAATTTAACAAGTGCCCACTCTGCCCACTAGTTTTGATAGGTAACTACAGATTCCTCAAAACAAGCGTGGGAGAATGCTGcctttatttaaatgaaaatgaaaactgctttGTCTGAGCTAcaattttaacagaatttaaatgcaaaactccagctttcattttcaagtttaaagggtccctgtggagttttcttgtaaacaaacaaaagttacgcaccaaaacacattgtgtgtatcctagAGGTCTAACAAAAGTGtcgagtgcatttccttccttataaaacatttgcaaagctgaatttttaaagtattttaaatccattgtttacatccatgctTACTAGCGTGAAGTCTTATTCTTCCTtgcctttgctggcacattgtATCTTATTTTGGCATGTTACcaccacctgtagatcagtggaatagtgtgacaccATTGGTAGGATTGTGTATCGCGTCACCCACGTATGCATGCATGTCCGTCCTCGTGAGTGTGCAAAAGATAAACATAATTGGGACCCCCTCAtagctccatagcgctactagatGTCttaaactccacagggaacctttaagtAGCATTTTGTCCAccaatttgaaaattaaaatgcatagTGCATTTCACATTCAGTTTCAGTATAATTATGGCAAGGTTATACTTGGGAGTGCACTGAAAACTATTTGTAAGTGgagttttgattttaattttggcAGTAATAGTGCATTTTCAAACATGGAAATGAAAAGTGTGTtcttttaattgtaattttgcgcacacacaacacaaactggCATAACTGAACTTCCATACCCAAGATGCAGACAAACCAAATAAAACAGAgttgttaaatttaaaaaagttgtACCGTTCATTCAGTCCTTCTTTGCACTGCCTTGCCAATGTCTCTACACATATAAAGCTGATTATTTGTTCAGGTCAAATAACgtgtacagtatgaaaatgtacatttactgcctGCGTGTAAGACTAGATAAGAGAAACCTCCATTATATCCAGCCCCTTTTTCTTTGTGTCCAGATGTCTATAGAATCTGAGATGAGCCACCAAAGGTTTCGTTTCTTACTACAATCAGGGGTTTGGCACCTTTTCCTACtttgtcatttgtgtgtcttgtgCAGCATGTGTTGTCACCCAAATGCATGATCATGCAACCATGTTGTTTTCACAACAAAGAATATTTGATAAAACTCATTGAATGACCTGCCTCATTGTTCCtatccttttttcttttttccttcccaTCATtgtccttccttccctccttcctatgatcttcttttcctccatccctccctctctctttttctgtgcagCATTCCAACCCAGGGCATGCAGGTCCTTTCCCGGTGGCATCCCTCCATAATGCCAACCCCACGAGTCCCACCAGTGCTAGTATGGCCGGTGCCCATGCTCACCGCGGCCCTGCCAGCCCCATCATAGGTCCTATCGAGCTCATCCCCTCCGTGACCAATCCTGAGAACCTGCCCTGCCTACCTGAGATCCCGCCCATTCAGGTGCGCACATTTTAACCATGTATGTTTGTTTCAACCAGGGTAGGACCtctaacattttctttttattgacctgCCACTTTTAGGTTTATGTCAGccaaattaattttcaaattaaaatgaaagttAGAAATATAAAACTATGAACAATTCTTTCAATTAAGGAAACAAATCAAGTGTAAATGTATCTATTAAAAGTATTACATAATTAGCATTATGATGAACAGACAAGAAGAATGAGAGAAATGTTGTACAATATTTAgagaaattataaaatatatgcAATATAGACAAATGAGAgaatgaaaagcaaaataagCAAATATGTGAATTCATATACATGTGTAAAATGTACCATTGACTGGGAAAGATAAGGAGAAGCACAACTACAACTTCTAATGTGGTGCAGAAGTAGACAGATTTAACACAGGCCAAAATGTCCCAaatatttgtctgtttgctggTGATATTTCCCCTGGTtgtcatgttttcattaaatgtattcCAAAAATCCATCTTTAGTAATTTGATTCTCTGTTGAAATCTTTCCCTGCCACTGTGCTTTTCTGGCATCACTAGCTGGAGGATGCAGGTTCCAGCAACCTTGGCCACCTCCTGTCTCGTTACATCACAGCCAGTACGCAGCATCAGCTAGGCTCAGTGGACATAAACCCCTCACCTGGACTGTCCACACACTCGTCTGGATCTTCAGGTACCCACACTTTCAGGAAGAGGGACTCCCATTCTCATCAACTCTCATTCACATCTAACAGACCTTCCtgattaagtgttttttttatttttatttcatgccTTATTTCCTGCTTTCTAAAGTTTTCCTAATCAGATTTATAATAACATCACAGGCTTGAAGGATTTAGTGGTAGGGACTAATGTCACAAAGAGCAGCCATTGGCTCTACTTGTAAAATACTGCCAAATAATCAATTTTGACAaagtacattttacacatatgTAATACACTGGATACTAgtcacaaaagcaataaaataattgaaCGTATAAGCCATTCCTAAATTTAATTTCCAGAAAATTACCATATCGTGATATATGTCATACCATGTTGGAAAAATGATATAGTGTAAAATATTGGCAGTATTGCCCACCCCTTCATCATATCCTGTATCTCCTTCCTATACACTGTGTACATTTTTGTGTCCACTCTAGAGAAATGAAACTTTCATGTACTTGTACAATAAGAAGTGATCAGTGCTGCTTTATCACCTGTTtcctctttcatttctcttctGCAGGTCTGTCGAATGCTCACACACCAGCACGACCTTCTAGTACATccagcacaggcagcagaggCAGGTAAGAAGATATGAAAGTCACTACAGTTATGATACCTGTGCAGCCTCAGAGAAGTAGAGATAATTAGTAGGTAATAGGTTTGATGTTGTTAATGAGTTCAAACAACTGCAATAATAATTTCTccatggtttgtttttgtttgtgtctaaGCTGTAGCTCTGCGGGGAGGGCGGTGCCAGGAGGTGGAGCTGCGGTGGAGCAGGTGAGGGTGAAGCAGGAGCCTGGTACAGACGACAGCTATAGCTGCCCAGCTTCTTCACTGAAGACGGAGCGGGGGAAAGATGCTGGGAGGAGTGCCTGCATGGTATGAATACTGTTGtcattagtttttaaaaaagccatAGGGTTTGGGAATGTGATAACGTCATACTGCACTGATCTGCCATACTTGTTGGTAGCTGGTTATCTGTACTGCGTTGTGCTTGTGGTCAGCTTACATCATGATATGGCTCACCCTGTCACAAGGAGTCTCATTCCAATACCTTATTTTGGAAAGAAAGTCCAGGAGTGCAGGAAGACCGATTTGGAGAGTAAACAACGGTAAATTCAACAAAATATGATGACATTGTTGACAAAAAATGTTCGGTAAATTATGATCTTAAGAgtcaaatgttcaaatgtcaaaattgtaaAATATGCCTGATAACTGGTAACATGGGCTAAATGGGCCAGAGTATCCTTCTAACAATATTAATTGGCATATAGGTGGTAATTATTGCTTTTGCATGGTATGGACATTTTTGTTGTGAACATTTTCAGCCACTCTGCGCTATGCATGACTTGTGCACAATGATTCCATCAGAATCCATCAATCTTTGCTTTGGACATAACTCAGATATGCCCTTCTCATTGATATATAAGTGAAAATGGGAGGAAAATGGGAATGCAGTATTGACAAAATGGGAAATAAGAGAAGTGACGAAATAAACTTTGCTTACTGTCATTTATTCTGTGACACACTGGGGCTCCATACTTACAGACAGTATTGTAAGATGTGTGtttaaaataagacaaatacTCAGAAGATTTTCATACTGTCTTAAAATGGTCTAATGTTTTTGCGTGTGTTTTCCCCCAGATGAGCAGTCCGGAGAACAGCCCCCTCCCTGTATTGGGAGTCGTATCTGCAGGCCAAGATGCTCTTAAGGCTTTAGGGGAGCGCATCAAAACAGAACCGCAGTCTGAGACACCTTGTTCTGGACTAAATGGCTCCAGTGTCGccacctcctctccttccaCTACCACTATGACCTCCACTACCTCGTTGCCCTCCgaggacagcagcagcacggCAGACACTCAGCTCACTAATGGAAACTTAGACAAGGGGGCAGAGACCAAAGGGGGCAGGGCGTCGGCTGGAACCAGCAATTCTGGTGGGAAAGAGGATGACCCTAATGAAGACTGGTGTGCTGTTTGTATCAACGGTGGTGACCTGCTGTGCTGTGACCGCTGTCCCAAAGTGTTTCACATGAAATGCCATGTACCCACCATAAAAATCTTCCCAAAGTAAGTGATCAGTATaggtgatttgttttgtttggtattttttggTGGTGTATTTTTATAACAGTTTAACTACTGTTGCACACTGCCAAGACACTCTCTTAAAACTCACACACCTCCAAGTTTATTAGAATATGACCagtatgaattatttttttcagtgaggTAGCCAGTAATAGGGACAGTAACATTTAGGGAaacatgcaaatgcacacaaGTAGAACCACAAAGTtaaaaaagagaacagaaaaagaaatggctAAGCAGAATGGCTGAGATGCAACAGTAAAACCAGAACATATTTTAGACATTGACAAAGTTGATACCTGATTTGTAGTAACAGGGTCATACTAGCAGACAGATACATCAGTCTAATTCTGATGTCTAAATACACCACTCCATATTATTCTGAATGTTCTGGATCATCTCGAAACATTTGGCTTTGACTGTTGTTAATTGACCATGCAGATGAAAggtcaaacaaaatgaaacataatgTTAACAtaatgtcctgtgtgtgtgtgtgtgtgtgtgtgtgtgtgtgtgtggttttttttttttttttttttttttttttgatctcAGGGGTGACTTTCTCTGCACGTTTTGTCGGAGTCTCACCAACCCCGAAATAGAGTACTGTGACGACAGCAGGAAAATCAATGGAGAGCAGGGCCTGAGTACTGAAAACCAAAGGGTTAGTACAGCATCCACACCCTCAAAGGCCTCTTCAAGATTAGTACAAGGCAGCtaattctctctcctcttctctctgcagaGATGTGAACGCCTCCTGCTGCACATCTTCTGTCATGAGCTCAGCGTAGGCTT
This sequence is a window from Siniperca chuatsi isolate FFG_IHB_CAS linkage group LG10, ASM2008510v1, whole genome shotgun sequence. Protein-coding genes within it:
- the trim33 gene encoding E3 ubiquitin-protein ligase TRIM33 isoform X4; the encoded protein is MADNKGEEDMEPSANSDSVPPAQDNEQPETTVENAVIVIEANTKGAEETESHDNANEAPTPTSDGGDVSSGGTAGAGGEANGSASNAVSPAGTSSTNAESTATETLAAGDVPVGGLTTEMSPPPTAPAATPVSVPINLLDTCAVCKQSLQSRDCEPKLLPCLHSFCLKCIPQPNRQISVQVPGPHGQTDTHIVNVMCCSVCHQDYKQSDIIDNYFVKDTTEAISTSDEKTAQVCTSCEDNAGTIGFCVECGEWLCKTCVEAHQRVKITKDHKIHTKEDADAASESVGTSGQRPVFCPIHKQEPLKLFCETCDTLTCRDCQLLEHKEHRYQFLEEAFQNQKGIIETSVAKLQEKKNYVHYSVSQVQSRLKELNETHRKVEHDIKIAVFTLINEINKKGKSLLQQLESVTKERSMRLVAQHKDTTQLAQQIHHVLNFCHWAITTGSSTALLYSKRLILFQLRQLFKARLEPAPQANGVVRFFCDPTFWAKNVVNLGNLVIEKPPPPAQPPNVMVGGPPISPGQGHPGKHPGQINLAQLRLQHMQQAAYAQQKQQQQQQQQQQHQQQIQQQMRIASQMSQQHARQAGPPMVQQPPRLISMQQLPRGPGGMNGGPGPPMYPSSHHMRLPGPPQGRMPTAQPRHNGQQYPPMMQPQLQRQHSNPGHAGPFPVASLHNANPTSPTSASMAGAHAHRGPASPIIGPIELIPSVTNPENLPCLPEIPPIQLEDAGSSNLGHLLSRYITASTQHQLGSVDINPSPGLSTHSSGSSGLSNAHTPARPSSTSSTGSRGSCSSAGRAVPGGGAAVEQVRVKQEPGTDDSYSCPASSLKTERGKDAGRSACMMSSPENSPLPVLGVVSAGQDALKALGERIKTEPQSETPCSGLNGSSVATSSPSTTTMTSTTSLPSEDSSSTADTQLTNGNLDKGAETKGGRASAGTSNSGGKEDDPNEDWCAVCINGGDLLCCDRCPKVFHMKCHVPTIKIFPKGDFLCTFCRSLTNPEIEYCDDSRKINGEQGLSTENQRRCERLLLHIFCHELSVGFREPVPSSVPNYYKIIKQPMDLKKVKKKLQLRSSQYYQSTQEFVSDMRLVFKNCANYNEVGSEMAISGKAVSLYFEEKLQEMFPDQSFPETPEPESLDTKEKEDDDTDNSEEDFLQPRRKRLKTDEKVVHIK